A portion of the Chaetodon trifascialis isolate fChaTrf1 chromosome 7, fChaTrf1.hap1, whole genome shotgun sequence genome contains these proteins:
- the LOC139333525 gene encoding E3 SUMO-protein ligase KIAA1586-like, which produces MLAVQKGSLSVKRPQRLYLLAGKGSLTLSAYLMRTQPGQPCGVKVSATKSTGILTEKRVSTSEEWVSFKIQSSGTNDRQTALASYRNKIRGHETSRAHEIAQELTEKGRWDLLGNIVRTVSETALAETDAVFRTAYYLAKMNRPFTDHYDLIELQQKNGVNMGTNLHSRYSSTAIVQHIAKEMQKKIVDSIVSSSSKSSVLIDEATSVSHKSAMIFYMKASIDGATPEFLFLDLVELESQRAAGIEEALLNCLNSAGFSEEWLQKNWVSFVSDGASVMLGKNTGVATRLTARYPSLFTWHCMNHRLELAVSDAVDEVQAVNHFKVFMEKIHNLYSQSNKNARELLEAAEEVGSQVLSIGRVLSTRWVASSFRSVKVVWRSYEALNRHFENAAGDQTRNSKERQTYRGLAHRMQSKGFLCDLGLMYDVLSELSNLSLQLQAHSVTLLKADKFLRRTIRVLASFKDSPGEKSEEASQAQALGHFGSVSLDSYAKLTPINAKQFLQSLINNMESAYHLKVKCFVISVSWTPAPGHQDLAFAMVSYK; this is translated from the exons ATGCTAGCCGTTCAGAAAGGGAGCCTGAGTGTGAAGAGGCCACAGCGGCTTTATCTGCTGGCAGGGAAGGGGAGCCTGACGCTATCGGCATACCTG ATGAGAACTCAACCTGGCCAGCCTTGTGGAGTGAAAGTCAG TGCCACAAAATCAACTGGTATCCTCACAGAGAAAAGGGTGTCTACATCTGAGGAGTGGGTGTCCTTTAAAATCCAGTCCTCGGGcacaaatgacagacagacagctctaGCATCCTACAGGAACAAAATTCGAGGACATGAGACGTCTAGGGCACACGAAATAGCTCAGGAACTCACTGAAAAGGGCAGATGGGATTTACTTGGAAATATAGTGAGAACTGTATCAGAGACTGCGTTAGCTGAGACTGATGCTGTATTCAGAACAGCATACTATCTTGCAAAGATGAACCGACCATTCACTGACCATTATGATCTCATTGAGCTTCAGCAAAAAAATGGTGTCAACATGGGCACTAATCTGCACTCTAGGTACAGTTCCACAGCAATTGTGCAACACATAgcaaaagaaatgcagaaaaaaattgTTGACAGTATTGTGTCTTCTTCAAGCAAATCGTCTGTTCTCATTGATGAGGCTACATCTGTCAGCCACAAATCTGCCATGATTTTCTATATGAAAGCCTCTATCGATGGAGCTACTCCTGAATTTTTGTTTCTGGATTTGGTTGAGCTGGAAAGCCAAAGAGCAGCGGGTATAGAGGAAGCTCTGTTGAACTGTTTGAACAGTGCAGGCTTCAGTGAAGAATGGCTTCAAAAGAACTGGGTCTCATTTGTTTCTGATGGTGCCAGTGTCATGCTGGGCAAGAACACTGGTGTGGCAACAAGGCTGACTGCAAGATACCCTAGCCTTTTCACATGGCACTGCATGAACCACCGTTTGGAACTGGCTGTATCTGATGCTGTGGATGAGGTTCAGGCAGTCAACCACTTCAAGGTGTTCATGGAGAAGATCCACAATCTCTACAGTCAGTCCAATAAGAATGCACGGGAACTTCTAGAGGCAGCAGAAGAAGTCGGCTCGCAAGTCCTGAGTATTGGCAGAGTTTTAAGTACGCGATGGGTGGCCAGCAGCTTCCGTTCTGTAAAGGTTGTGTGGAGGTCATATGAAGCACTGAACAGACACTTTGAAAATGCTGCGGGAGACCAAACAAGAAACAGCAAAGAGAGGCAAACTTACAGAGGCCTGGCACATCGTATGCAAAGCAAGGGATTTCTGTGTGACCTCGGACTCATGTACGATGTACTGTCTGAACTCTCAAACCTGTCTCTGCAACTCCAGGCCCATTCAGTCACACTTCTGAAAGCAGACAAGTTTCTGAGGCGCACCATCCGAGTCCTGGCATCATTCAAAGACTCTCCAGGAGAGAAATCTGAAGAGGCTTCGCAAGCACAGGCTTTGGGACATTTTGGATCGGTTTCCCTGGATTCATATGCAAAGCTCACACCAATCAATGCAAAGCAATTCCTCCAAAGTCTGATCAACAACATGGAAAGCGCCTAtcatttgaaagtgaaatgctttgTGATCTCAGTGTCCTGGACACCAGCACCTGGCCATCAAGACCTGGCATTCGCCATGGTGAGTTACAAGTGA